Proteins from one Sarcophilus harrisii chromosome 2, mSarHar1.11, whole genome shotgun sequence genomic window:
- the CHCHD1 gene encoding coiled-coil-helix-coiled-coil-helix domain-containing protein 1, whose amino-acid sequence MSLPSLRGRLARLNNGKRPVLKPNKPLMLANQVGARRRDLGEATCILEMSLMMACWKQNEFSDTICAKEIKDFFDCASKAEAERKQKAKQDLLGPSGNLSPKQTNKLLGRFPNISYII is encoded by the exons ATGTCGCTGCCGAGCTTGAGGGGCCGCCTGGCGCGGCTGAACAATGGGAAGCGGCCGGTGCTGAAACCCAACAAGCCCTTGATGCTGGCCAACCAGGTTGGCGCGAGGCGGCGCGACCTCGGGG AGGCGACTTGTATACTGGAGATGTCCCTGATGATGGCTTGCTGGAAGCAGAACGAGTTTAGCGACACAATTTGTGCCAAGGAGATCAAAGACTTCTTTGACTGTGCTTCAAAGGCTGAG gcAGAGCGGAAGCAGAAGGCAAAACAAGACTTGCTGGGCCCCTCTGGGAATCTGTCtcccaagcaaacaaataaattgtTGGGGAGGTTTCCTAATATATCCTACATTATTTGA